atctatatataaatagttATGTCATCTACCATTTCATTGTCTTGCGTCATCGTTTGAAAtctatgcatttttttaattgattttaatttgattttttattttttttacaaccttcaccatttaaattttttctcGTGTACGGTTTTTATCATGGATTTTGCATCCTTCTATAAAATACGCATCCGCGACTCCATAGCCAAGCTGCCGGTACTTAGAATTATATCCCGATGCAACGATCCGCTGATATGAGGTGCTTTATATCAGGCTTTATGTAGTCACATCTAGCAGTTATCCATGTCCAGTATTATAAAGCTGTCATCTCACACACAACCCTGAACTGTTCCACCGCCGTTTGTCAGCTCTAACCTTCTCATTTGTGTGTAGCTCCTTATACGTGTGTGTCGCTTCGTATTGTAGTCTGCATAGCGTATTTAATGATGAATACTGACAAATCCTCTCTCGCAGTCCTGTGTGTATAAAGCCATATGAATACACTTGAGGTGTAATCGGGTATGAGGTAGTATTGAGGTTGATGGGGTTGTGAGAGagcacatcacacatacacacacacactaatttcaGCTTGGTTAAAACAATCATGTGTAATTAACCCGGTTCGTGTCTTACACAGAGAATGTATGCTTTGTTGGGGTTGGGATTTCGATTCCTTTCCTGTATACCAAATAGCATTTGTTCCTGGTTTGATGTGTGTGCTGTCTttaagtttggataagcagtgttacttgaaaaaaataaaaaaattaaaaaataaacgtGAACAACGTGAGAAGCCCGTTGAAAAAGTTTGtcgaaaaaaaaatgagatgaaacTAAAGAGGGGGAAAAGAGCTCTCGAAAATTTCCAAATCTCGAAATTTATTTGAATGTAAATAATTCCCAAAATGATTGTTTTGCTATGGCCTCTATTTGTAACCGTGGCTTGTTGATTACCATGGGTTTGGGGGTTGTTAATCTTTTACTTCTTAACCTTTGACCTTTTGTCTAGTTAGCTGTGAGATAACTGTTCTAGTTAAGtagagaagtttttttttgaaaacataAAAAGTTAAAAGTCCAGAAAATAAAGCTGTCCTTTCATATTGAGATAAAAATCCAaaacccgtttttttttttaagaaaaagtcAAAGAAAAATTCACCGGCCATTCACCAAAACACGGTTGGTTTCCTCAGAGAATTCTTTTCCTGTTCTGTTTGCTTACGAGTTGCAGTATTGTGTGTATCTGTTGCAAAGCAATTCCTGCGCAAGCACTATGAGAAAGCAGAGATACTCGAGTCTTGTTTGtatcctgcacacacactcacacacgcaggcagaATTTTCAATGTGCTGAATGAAGCTCATTGAAAGCATTAAGTCAGTCCCCGGTAGTGAAGTGTACTCTATGGGGAAGTGTGTGATGCAGTAAGTCTGGACTGCTGGTTGTAATATTTTGGGCTCTACGTTGTTGCTATACAGACACACTCAGGATAAATGTTCTCCTAGACGTTTATTTTCATACAGGAGGAACAATGATGTGAACTGTGTCAACTAACCGAACCGCTGCTAGACGTCCGTGCTCTGGTTACGTCCGAGATGCAGATATCCACTATAGAGCTGTTTTGCTTTTCAGAAGGATGTAGCTGCAGCATTGCCTGTTGTCGTATGTCATattaatgtgacattttaccTAGAACTTTAATGTTGTTTCCGATTATTTCAAATATACTCTAGGCTCAGTTCTAGCTCCAAAACTAGACATTGCTTGATTCAACGTATCTCTCATATCATGTATAGCCTACGTTTGTTTATGGTTGAATAAAATCTAATGACACGTCAAATAAATTGgatctgaatgaatgagagGACCGCACTTGTAGCTGACTGATGAATAGCCATGTCCATGTTGCTTTTCTGTTGCGTTTGTCTGTGCCGTGGTACTGAGTGGAGAACTGGGCCAGTGACTGGGGTGGGCTTATAATAGAAAATGATACTGTACGTGAATCATGAATCAGCCACTGTATGTAAAGGCTTCAAGAATAAAATCCATGGAACAAGCTACAGCTTCTGTcttcatttatcattttattgagTCTCCGGTGAAGAATATGTTGGCTCTtaaatgatagtgtgtgtgtgtgtgtgtgtgtgtgtgtgtgtgtgtgtgtgggtcagtgaaAAGCCTTCAGAGATCAAGTAGGTTTTTTTCCTGCCTATAATATACTTCggcaaatttaaatatatttaaatcttgATTACAGTATTTAATCTTCCTGCAAAGATCATGTATAAGGCTGGTGCTAAAAACAGACAGTCTGTTTAAAGATGTTTCAATCCTGCTAGCTAGAGTGATTTCCTgcatagtaaaataaaacacaaataagcctaaaataaatctatactATACTGCATGTGTATAGAGTAtatagtacatttacattaatctGATGACAGTGAGACCCTTAGCGAGAGCTTGTGTTGAACTGGCTGAAGTAGCACCGAGTGGGCCGGTTGGTGTAAAGTTCAGTATCGAGATACTGCTGGCTGAAAAAGACAGAATACATGGAGTAATTAGTAAATCTTATGAGTATGATCTCAGTCCTTGCTTATAGAATAATGCGCAAAATAGTCACTACTTTTATTGCCGATAATATTTTGAACCACAATTATGAAGTTTTCAAAACATGTTAAATTGTGTTctattagaaaataaatcatcCCTTAATAATACAAAACTTTCGTGATCAGTGACTATTGGATATTAATTAAATGCACAGCTGAATTGGTAAATTCAGATAAACATTATTCCTAAAGCTACAACAGAGTTTTTCAGCGTAATCCAGGTCCCTAGTGCAGTTGCTGTATTTTGAACTCAAAAATGTTAAGTACACCCACTataatttaacaaaaaagattgtaggatgagaaaaaaaaatctgctaatttgtctgtctgtacaaGAAATATGCGTCTTAAAGAACTTATGATACAGATTTAGAGCTTATTTCACAAATGCCTCAATCATTTAAACTTAAATGATTAAAGTAATTAATCAAGGCTGACATGTTGAGATGATTGTCCAGTGTAATCACATATGCTACAGACTGAGATAAAACTGAACTTCATTCTTACTGTGCCTGCTGCTCTCTGGCCAGCTGCTGGTTGTATTTGTCCAATtttgctctcctctctctctccagtgcCATcattctcctctcctcctccactAGCTGCCTGTCCTGCTCCAGCACCTGCCCACCCCATGTCAGGTTGTCCTGcttctctcgctgtctctgcCTCTACACAAAGCACAAACGGGGATTAAAAAGTACAGCGATCCACTATGATGCTTTAAGCACTCACACAGAGATATCTTCCCATACCTCATTCTCGGCACACTGTTCCGCTCTCTGTCTGTAGATGGCGCTGCGCTGCTCAGAGCCCATCCCCTTCCAACGATCAGAAAGCGTTTGAGGAGTGTCAGCTGAACCCATGCCCTCCTTCACTGCTGCATCTGCACACTCAGTCAAGAAGTCGGAGGTCACCATGCTCAGAACCTCTGACAGGTTTAAGCCTTCCTGCCTCTCCTTGTCTTGTCTCTCTCGCTCCAGTCTCTCTTCTGCCTATAAAATGATCGTTCTATATTAGGGCTCAACCATGCCTTTCTTGCTCCGAGAGATTTATCATGACCGTGGACAGATTTATTGAGTGTAACTGATAACATGTTAACGTGTTAAAGCAATTAATCTCACAACATGCTGCTTGTTGAATTCTTAATTCTTATTGGACAGAAGGTGTAGATTAATTTTTGTCTTGTTACTCcaaaaaagattaaaaggaGTGTTTGATTAGGGGACAACTATTTATAATCTAACATTTTTACCAGCAGAAGGATGATATATCTGGTATTTCAATGATCATATGACAGcaaatattttctatatattacAAAATCTGAGACAGCAGTTCTTCATTATCGTATGCTTAACCTGCCATGTGTTTGTCTGTTAAGATGAAAAGAGCAGATTTTCTGTCATCATGAGATGAGAGCATAATGAGAAACTTACAGGAATATATAGTTATGTTAAAATCTGAGTAACATAGTAATCTACGTGTTAAAACTGCTTCTGTTTGAGAAAAATATAGGTTTTCTTGTATcgttacaaatataaaaatgaaagggGAAATGTGGAAAATCAGGATAGTTACCTTTCATTGTATTGATGTATCTACTTAACTATTAAATTCTATTCTATCATCtatagcacaactgtacatacattttattatcctattagtatttaaatgtgtgtatttttttctattgtcATCTTGTTTTTATTGCCTGTGTGTTGTTGCTGTCTGTGTACTCTACGTGTCCGACACTAAAACAAAGTCCTTGGAGTCCATGCAATAAAGctccttctgattctgattctgattctaattacATTACACAATGCTTCCAGGCACAGATTTGTCTTTGAAGCTGAAAAGAGTGTGTTCTTCTAGACGTTATTGCATAACCTTGAAATTAAAACGTATTATTTCTCGAGTTTAGTGCCCCATTTTACTGAGATTGGCTCAAGCTCTACTATAACCCTGACTAGGTGTCATAGTAAGTGCTTACTGTACAATTGTGTCAAAATGTGTTGTGaaaaagcttttatacatttagGAAATGAAAAAGACTGTAGTTTacacaaaaaagacatttaagtTTTACAGATGGCCCTCACTGCACATCGCTAGCTCTCTTTCTCGGTGTCTCTATTTCTGTACTGTACCTGGGCCTGGTTGTAGCTTTTGAGTGCAATGATAGCTGCTTTTTTACTCTCCTCCTCCAGAAAATCCAGATGTCTTGCTGTCATGTCCTGTTGGATCAGATTCTGATCTCTAAGCAGCtctgcaaacatacacacaaattgcatttttttttttaaattaaagctgcactttttgtgtatgtactatgacaTAGTGTATCGCATTATTGATATTACATGTTCATCATAAACTTAAACAAGCACACAACATTATTCTTGCTTACATAAGAATTACAAAGTCAGCATGACAAAACAGGatgataatgaaaaaaatatactcttttctttgtattttgttttgcagatgCACCACAGCACAGCCAGCACTGCAAGCTTTTAGCTCGTAAACTGTGAGATGAAAAGTAGCTTATTTGTCTGTGCACCTTTGTGTTTTTGCTCCATCTGACATCTTTCTTGTGCCTCCCTTTGAGCTCTCAGTGTTCTCACATTCTGCTCCATCATTAGTTTCTTCCTTTCATCTTCCCCAAGTCCTTCTCCCTGAATGCAAATGCATGCTGGTTTTAGTCtatcattaaaaacaatttatttaacataatcACAAATAACCAGGGATGTCTGTTGGTATAAACTTATTTTTCTTGGATAACCTTATCTTATGATCACATCACATAGTTTTGATGAGTTCTAAGTCAACTATTTATCATAGTAGTCAAATTAGGCCAAAGTATAATGTCATGTTTATGTAGATTCCATCCAATGAACCCAAAGAAGCATGGACaaagtactgtacatgtgactACCTGAAAAACCTGCATACTGGCAGGTCCTAATGAATTCGGATCGACTAAAGTGACACTGGATCCTcctttgtgtttataattaatatcTGCATCACGAGAGTCCTCAGGGCGTTGGTACATCTCCCAGAACTGCACAAGCTCCTGGGCCAACTCTCTCCTTcgttcctcctcctctctttgTTGCTCCATCAGCTTTTGGTCCATGGAAAGAGACAGTGCATCTGGAGGCACATATCTGTTAatgtttctgtatgttttaGTAGTTTTTATGAGTGAAGTATTAACCTGTGTGAAGGAGAACagatgtttatattaaaatatttgtgatgTTCTTAGAGTTTCTGGTGCTAATTTGCCAACTCCTGCTGTATTTTCATTATTCTTGTGAAATGCTTGCGGTTGTCCAAACCAGAAATAGAGATGACGACAAAGCTTGACTCAAAGTTTCAGCATACTCTGAAACTCTGAAAACTCTGAACTATGAATGCAATTTTGCTGAGTTACAGCTGAGACTTGGTTCAGAGTCAGGGAGCTGTATGCACAGGATCAGGATTTTTTAAGCTGAGTTTATAGAACAAGTTGAAACAAAGGCTAATAGTCAGTGGCGCCATAACATTGTGGGTaatgcagaaaaaataaaatatcttattGGTATATTTAAGAAAACATAGTAAACATAAGTAAAAATTTCATAATAAAGAGTCatatttaagtaattaattatgGACTTTATCTTTAAAGTTGTAGTAGTTAAAGACCCATGAAATGAATTATAAAAccagtaaatgtttatttattatcttaatacatttttcttttctttatttaaaaatcattgcTTATTgacaatattaataaaacatagCACATGATTTCTtcattatttacaaatgaataaagTCAGCACAGAACAGATTTATTGTAGCTTTAGTGGGGTAAAAAGAACGGTTCAAACTcacaaataaagacaataaataacAGCCTCGAGCTGCtgtgcagtataataataatcgtGCAGTTCTCTTTATCATCTTCAGTTCAGTTCTTACCATAAGCCATTTTCTGCTGCCGCTCCGCATCCTCACGTGCGCGCCTCTCAGCTACCTGCTGCTCGAGCACATGTGCATCCAACCCAATAACCCGGTTCCTTGCACTGAAGACGCGTTTACGGCGTTCAGCTTCTGCAGCCCGCCGCCGCTCCACAGCCTTCACGAAGCTCTCATCTATAGACACATCCATCCTTTAGCTGTCTCCTAAAGCTGGAAGGGAAGAAATCAGTCTATCAGTCAATCAATGCCATACAAAAACCTTAAGCAGAAACGCAGGATGTGCAAACTGCATTAGTGCATCAATATCTATTtctattaatcatttttaaatgaggTGAATTCCGATATATTAGTTTTCTTATTCCATCAATTAATAAAGTACCCAATCCTACAGATGTTGAActgcatgtacagtaatgtaTTGCAATATATTAGGCTTGCTGTGAGGAGGCAGTGACACCCACATAATCTCTAtgactatataaataaacaaattagaCAATAATTTCATTGCTTTTAAGCAAACATCTGAAAAATGTCCTGTTTTTATTCAAAACAGAATAATTTTCATAAATGTAATGAAGCAATCTGGAGATATTTGTCTGTAGCTTATGTTCTGGAGTGACAAAAGCAATTTTTCACATAACCTCCAGAATTatgcaataaattaaaaaaaaaaaagaaaaagaaaaaaaaaaacagtcagctAATAAactttaatggattttttttattcactattCATTATTCACACCGGTTAATAAACACAACcatgtttaaatatgtttgagctttgtataatattaatctttgtataagaagtatgtgtgttttagtatAAGTACTATttctaatgttctgtaaagcggCTTTGAGActatgtccattgttaaaacctctatacaaataatttaCACTTGCAACTGATGTAACTGAGCTTGAGTCTTACCGAAGGCTTCAACCAGGGCAGTTTAGCAGAACCAAACCTTGCTATGAACAGACAACCTTCTGGTCTAGAACTAAACACCACTCAAccaccagcagcagcacaaCACTAGTTTGCATTGACTGCATGTGATATTAGTTCATTCAGGTGGTTAAAGCTAGTTTGTTTGTGGTGTCTCAGTAGTTAGTTAGGGCTTTGatttacagattttattaattaattgattgattgattgattgattgattgattgattgattgattgattgcaaGATATTAAACTACTTTACCGTAAAAATGCTTTACTCTTTGCTACCGGAATCAGAGTCCTTTCCTGACAACCATGTCTTACTGCAAAATATTATATGATTACTGAAGGTTTAGAAACATTTCTGAACAATTAAACCTTCATGCTAACTGTTTCTGTGATCTGATATTAACTAGTCTGTGCGCACTGGAGCGTGACAAATGGTGTTAGTTATAAGATGCAGCCCATCATATGTTTAGAATGCTGGACCAGCAGCAAACCACAGTATGAAcgagttatataaataaaataaaataaaataaaacataccgGTGACACCGAGTGTATTCAGTGAAACGCTGCAACTCTGCCTTGTTTAGAGGGTTTTGTAGCTATGGCAACTTGAGAACTGGCGCATGCGCAGTTACGCGCAGAGTACAAGGTTGGAGATGCTGCTCGTTGCTAACTGTTgttcatagatatctatacactagatgtcgccttggagtcgtaaaaatgcgtcaaaaccgccgccatctttgtacggtgctcctttacttcaaatacatggacgatgccggacttctgtgctgcgtttggttgttcaaacgaaagaaatctaaaaaccagacagcaagggattacattacactagtgagaatgtgttttatgatattgaatggtaggaaattatatttcctgttccgttggtttgtttcagtccttggttaacgaccgcagctaatccatgctagttacccattagtttttgacagttaggaaaacagACAATGTCTAGATTCAGAAGCTCAttaggacattaaaaattgacccatgcttttttgcttaaaggtgaagacccaactttatgtatgttttgtaagattcccttatctgtcaaacatattttattagattgtcctggacttaacacaagcagaatgctcttttatcaagttacttcacttaataaggacatatttaatgacattatgtctgaaaaaggtttggatttttttgttaattaaaaaaatgtataatatgacttgctgtttaaatttgttttgtttttattgcatttatatgaaattttgccatgaaaatagcttttgattgctgacatggtattaaataaaataatcagaatctgaatctgtttgtagattcccaagtgataaacagagatgccagtcatggacaagttgcacggacactaaacacttttttttttaaaatgattaattcagctgacagtcctgacagttcagcctcaaagtcaaacttgtgttttttttttgttgtttttttgtttttggtttatgtgactttattatatacttatttaattatttaatctgGCAAAAGTATTGCAGGAAGGGAATAAATATAAGATTGAACTGTCTTTGGCACCTCGACTATCTAACtatcacattatgttcctcttgaatttgtgtgtcatatttaataaaccaatacaatttaaatatttaaatgaacatataTAGTCACACCAtagtagcagtgttgcatgcagtaggctataaggtaagtagtgattgttcatttgattactcaagtggaagaatgtaagtaataaatttacacctactagcactatgcattatattgtgaaaaagtagattatcttaatatcaaagccttaaattttatctggacttaatgataaatacatgtctgacctttggaatgaaccaaaaaaacctagaaatcgtattcatgacgatttatggtgattttatttctttgcctacattatatatatatcttaattttttactatattaattcctttttctccttatgtttaacttctgttctatgtttatgttctgtaaagctgctttgatacgaagcccattgtaaaaagcgctatacaaataaaattgaattgaattgacgctaatgcattaagaggaggggatcccccgtaccaagatggcggctcaattgacgcattcgttccaaccTACTGCCCTTTACAAGGCGAtatctagtgtatatatatatatgactgttgttaaataaacactgctAATCGCTGCTAAATGCTAAACGCTGCTAACGGCAGTTTGTTGTTAGTCGTGTACATGGTTACTGATGATCTgaagagaatttatttttattagaaatacaTTTTGGAAGTTAAAGCAAATTAAGCACAGAGTTACATCCAAATATGAATTTTATACAAGCAGCTTAACAGCTGTAATATATTCTATTATgtatatagtacagtatagttcATCTATAAAGTCACTTTGTATTTGCAGATGAAATTATATCATGATTATATGTTCAGTGATCACTTCATCCTGCTCAGGGTCATGGTAGAAATCctggaaacaggaagtgaggtgtGTGGTTACAAGCTGAATGGCACACCAATCCATCTCAGGGCACCATGCATGAACATTCACACCTACAGCAACCTGGAGGaaactcacacagatacagggacaacatgcacacaaactcacagatACAGGGACAACAtgcacagaacctcacacagaaacagggacaacatgcacacaaactcacacagatacagggacaacatgcacacaaactcgCACAGATACAGggacaacatgcacacaaactcgCACAGATACAGggacaacatgcacacaaactcacacagatacagggACAACAtgcacagaacctcacacagaaacagggacaacatgcacacaaactcacacagatacagggacaacatgcacacaaactcacagatACAGGGACAACAtgcacagaacctcacacagaaacagggacaacatgcacacaaactcacacagatacagggacaacatgcacacaaactcgCACAGATACAGggacaacatgcacacaaactcgCACAGATACAGggacaacatgcacacaaactcacacagatacagggACAACAtgcacagaacctcacacagaaacagggacaacatgcacacaaactcacacagatacagggacaacatgaacacaaactcGCACAGATACAGggacaacatgcacacaaactcgCACAGATACAGggacaacatgcacacaaactcacacagatacagggacaacatgcacacaaactcgCACAGATACAGGGacaacatgcacagaaactcacacagatacagggacaacatgcacacaaactcgCACAGATACAGGGAGAATATGCACAGaaactcacacagatacagggacaacatgcacagaaactcacacagatacagggACAACATGCTCAGaaactcacacagatacagggacaacatgcacagaaactcacacagatacagggACAACATGCTCAGaaactcacacagatacagggACAAAATGCACAGAAACTCACACAGATATAGGGACAACATGCATAGAAACTTACACAGACAGAAACCTAAGCTCAGGATCGAACCTGTGACCCTGGAGCTTTAAGGAGGCAGTGACACCCACGTATCTCTATCACTGTATAAATATACACCTTAGACAATAATTTCATTGCTTTTAAGCAAACATCTTCatgtcaattaaaaaaagtacCCCAGCACATGATCCATTTCTGAAATGCTGCAGATGTTGGCATGTTGACCTGCATGTGAAGGAATCATCATATGCTATACATTTGTAACATTTACCTTTTGACAAATGAAagtttttaatgatgtaaagatGTGCTGGAAattttacagtaaacaaaaagatacagtaaaaacaaacatacagtaagacGCATTTACAGTAATGCATTGCAATATCTTAGGCTTGCTGTGAGGAGGCAGTGACACCCACATAATCTCTATCactgtataaataaacacattagacAATAACTTCATTGCTTTCAGGCAAACATCTGAAATCGTCATGTCCTGTTTTTATTCAGAacagaatacatttttataatagaTGTTTTAACTCATACACAAACGTCATGAAGCAATCTGGAGATATTTATCTGTAGCTTATGTTCTGgaatgacaaaaaaacattttttcacataACACCTCCAGAGTTATgcaatgaatgaaaaaagattATTAGCTGAGtttcacacactacacttgGATAGGCATATACTGTATCAGAGAACACAAAGACACTTCCACCTGAGGAACCAATCACATCAGAGCAGTCTACtggacctgtcaatcaaaccaAAATCACTTTCTTGTCAGTAACCTCACTGagctttttaattcttttaaaatccagaataaatacatacagttaCTAAAGGAGAATATCTGACCAGAGATCAGGTAGAGCATGATGATGtggaaaattcaattcaattcagttcaattcaagtttatttgtatagcgctttttacaattgacaatGTCAATATACAGAACATCCAGACATACAGAATGATCATCACTTCTACTTTTTGATCCAATGTTTTTTCTGCTGTAAgaattctttcttttcctttttcacaCAATGCTATATTCAGCAGAAGGAATGTTACACAATTGTGTTGCAGAAAAGTGATCCAGATCTGCATGAATGCCatctaaaatgattttatatatatggttttctttgttaaatggATCTTTTTGTtcactatatttaatttttttatggaCTGTTTCTCTcgtttttgtgttatttaagtAGCTCTTTCTTTGCTCAGATTTTGATGTTTCTTCTCCTGCTTCTCCATTTTTTCTTGCTATTctatttcctttatttctgttttttccccttgttgtttttgttcctgtttttttttttaactcgctctttctttcatttttgtttcttatttttttcaaataagaAAGAATAAGCTTCAGAGCACTGAGAAAAATGAATGCAGTGTTTAAATAAGCACAGGTAAGCAGTGTGCTTTTATCGATAAAGATTTATAGATACAGAAAAAGAGAATTTCAATGACATTTagcagatatacagtacataattaTATAGACTGTCCATCTTAAGCATCAACAGAATAACCAAATGAAAACGTATAACAAAAATGTAGGTGAATGAGTATTATGAAGATGTATGTGAATGAGATGACATCACTATATATCTTTCTTGTTATCAGATTCATGACACAGGTATTTGGTGTGGCCAGCATTTGCTTCCAAAACAGCATAatttcttctaggtacacttacacacagtaTTTGCAGGAACTCAGCAGGTGTGTTGTTCCAAACAtgttggagaactaaccacagatctgcTGTTGATGTAGGCTGCTTTACATCCATCTGtatcttcatgtaatcccacaCAGACTcaatgatgttgagatcagggctctgtgcggAGCCAAACCATCATTTCCAGGACTCCTTGTTCTTCTCTACACTAAAGATAGTTCATAATAACGTTGGTGTATGTTTGGGGTCGTTGTCCAGCTGCAGAATATGTTTGGGGCCAATCAGATACCTCCCTGTTGTTACTGCATGATGGAtaagtatctatctatttctcAGCATTGAGGACAGATTAATCTTGAACTAATCTCCAAATCCAGTTGTAGAAAGGCTACTACAAACTTGCCAGAAACCTTCACCATGCTTTACTGTTGCCTTCATTATTGTACTGCTCTTCAACTATTAGGCAAAAAAAGCCTCCTGCTACAGCCAAATATTTCTAATTTTGCCTCATCTGTTTAGAGCATTGGCTGTTATTTTTCTGCACCCCAATTCATATGTTTTCATGCATAGTTGAGTCTTTTAGCCGTGTTTCCTTGAGTCTTTTATCCTTGTGTTCATGGCTTTTTGTCTGCAATTCCATGAAGACCACTT
This DNA window, taken from Tachysurus fulvidraco isolate hzauxx_2018 chromosome 23, HZAU_PFXX_2.0, whole genome shotgun sequence, encodes the following:
- the ribc1 gene encoding RIB43A-like with coiled-coils protein 1 isoform X1 — its product is MDVSIDESFVKAVERRRAAEAERRKRVFSARNRVIGLDAHVLEQQVAERRAREDAERQQKMAYDALSLSMDQKLMEQQREEEERRRELAQELVQFWEMYQRPEDSRDADINYKHKGGSSVTLVDPNSLGPASMQVFQGEGLGEDERKKLMMEQNVRTLRAQREAQERCQMEQKHKELLRDQNLIQQDMTARHLDFLEEESKKAAIIALKSYNQAQAEERLERERQDKERQEGLNLSEVLSMVTSDFLTECADAAVKEGMGSADTPQTLSDRWKGMGSEQRSAIYRQRAEQCAENERQRQREKQDNLTWGGQVLEQDRQLVEEERRMMALERERRAKLDKYNQQLAREQQAHQQYLDTELYTNRPTRCYFSQFNTSSR
- the ribc1 gene encoding RIB43A-like with coiled-coils protein 1 isoform X2, which codes for MDVSIDESFVKAVERRRAAEAERRKRVFSARNRVIGLDAHVLEQQVAERRAREDAERQQKMAYELLRDQNLIQQDMTARHLDFLEEESKKAAIIALKSYNQAQAEERLERERQDKERQEGLNLSEVLSMVTSDFLTECADAAVKEGMGSADTPQTLSDRWKGMGSEQRSAIYRQRAEQCAENERQRQREKQDNLTWGGQVLEQDRQLVEEERRMMALERERRAKLDKYNQQLAREQQAHQQYLDTELYTNRPTRCYFSQFNTSSR